TGCCCCGGGGCGCCGCCGTGGAGGTGGAGCTCGTGGCGCGCGTGCCGTAGGCCGCGCGGGGCTCCCGGTCCCGATGGAGCGACCCGCCCGCGTCGTACTCGGCGTCCTGCTGCTCCTGCCCGTCGCCTGCTCCGAGGTGACGAACCCGTCCGCGAACGCCGCGGCCGAGGAGGCGTCCCTGCGGGTCGCCCTGGCGGCCGCCGAGCTGCTCATAAGCGAGTACGTCGAGGGCTCCTCGAACGACAAGGCGCTCGAGGTCTTCAACGGCACGGGCTCCGACGTCGACCTGGCGGCCGGCCGCTACGACGTGCAGGTGTTCTTCAACGGCAGCTCCGCGGCCGGGCTGACGATCCCCCTGACGGGCACCGTCGCCGCCGGCGACGTCCACGTGCTCGCCCACGCGTCCGCCGACCCGGCGATCCTCGCCGTGGCCGACCAGACGAACGGCGCCGGCTGGTTCAACGGCGACGACGCCGTGGTCCTGCGCCGGGGCGGGACCGTCATCGACGCGATCGGGCAGGTGGGGTCAGACCCTGGCTCCCAGTGGGGCGCCGTCCTCGCGAGCACCCAGGACAACACGCTGCGCCGCAAGGCCGACGTGACCGCCGGCGACGACGACCCGACCGACGCCTTCGACCCGAGCGCCGAGTGGGAGGGCTTCGCGACCGGCACCTTCGACGGGCTCGGCCGCCACGGCGACGGGGGCGACGACACGGACCCGGCCACCTGCGAGGAGCCCGCCGAGCTCACGCCCGTCAGCGCCGTCCAGGGGCCAGGCGAGGCGACGCCGCTGGGCGGGAGCGTCGTGACGATCGAGGGCGTCGTCGTGGGCGACTTCCAGGACCTCCCCGACGAGGAGGGCGACGTCTTCGGGACCGACCTCGGCGGCTTCTTCGTCCAGGAAGAAGCTGAGGACCAGGACGGCGACGCGGCCACCTCAGAGGGCGTCTACGTCTTCGGGGCCGCGGTCGACGTGGTGGTCGGCGACAGGGTGCGGGTGACCGGCCGGGCGGGCGAGTTCCACGGCCTGACCCAGCTCTCGTCCGTGTCGTCGGTCGTCGTCTGCGGCGCGGGCGTGGAGCTCCCCGCCGCCGCGTCCGTCGAGCTGCCGGTGGAGAGCCTCGACGACCTCGAGGCGCTCGAGGGCATGCGCGTGACCTTCCCGCAGGAGCTGTACGTCGCCGAGTACTTCGACTTCGACCGCTTCGGCGAGGTCGTGCTCTCCGCGCCCGTCGACGGCGGCAGGCCGCGCCAGCCGACCGCGCTGCTCGGGCCGGACGACCCGGCGATCGCGGGCCTCCGGGACCTCATCGCGCGCTCGCGCATCGTCCTCGACGACGGCCGCGGGCGCCAGAACCCCGACCCCGCCAGGCACCCGAACGGCGCGGTCTTCGACCTGGGCAACCTGTTCCGCGGCGGCGACACGCTCCAGGGCGTGACCGGCGTCCTCGACTTCGCCTTCGGCCTCTACCGCGTGCAGCCGACGCAGGGCGCCGTCCACGCCGCCGCCAACCCGCGGCCGGAAGCGCCCGACCCCGTGGGCGGCTCGGTGCGCGCGGCCGCGTTCAACGTCCTGAACTACTTCGAGGACTTCGGCTCGGTCTGCGGCCCCGACGGCGACGAGGACTGCCGCGGCGCGGACGACCCCGAGGAGTTCGAGCGTCAGCGGGCGAAGATCGTCGCCGCGCTCACCGCCTTGGACGCCGACGTGGTCGGCCTCATCGAGATCGAGAACGACCGCGACCAGGGCGCGCTGGAGGACCTCGTCGGCGCGCTCGACGCGGCCGCGGGCGCGGGGACGTACGCCTACGTCGACGCCGGTGGGCCCGTCGGCACGGACGTGATAAGGGTCGCGCTGGTCTACCGGCCGGCTGCCCTCACGCCCGTGGGGGCGCCGGCGGTGCTCGACGACCCGGCGTTCCTCGACCCCAACGACACGGGCGAGGACCGCAACCGCGCCGCGCTGGCGCAGACGTTCGAGGACGCGGCGGGCGGACGCTTCACCGTCGTCGTCGACCACCTCAAGAGCAAGGGCGACGGCTGCGGACCCGGCGACGACGACCCGGTCCAGGGCAGCTGCAGCGTCACGCGCCTGCTGGGGGCCCTCGCCCTCCTCGAGTGGCTCGGGACCGACCCTACCGGCTCAGGCGACCCCGACTTCCTGCTGCTCGGCGACCTCAACTCCTACGCCGCGGAGGACCCGATCGCGGCGCTCACCGCCGCGGGCTACGTGGACCTCCTGCGGGAGCACATCGGGGAGGGGGCGTACACGTACGTCTTCGACGGCCAGCTCGGCTACCTCGACCACGCCCTCGCCAGCGCGAGCCTCGCGCCGCAGGTGACGGGCACGACGGCCTGGCACATCAACGCCGACGAGGTCGACCTCATCGACTACGACACGACGTTCAAGCTCCCGAACCAGGACGCGCTGTACGCGCCCGACCCGTACCGCTCCTCCGACCACGACCCCGTGATCGTCGGCCTCGAGCTCAACGCCTCGCCCAGGTGCGACGCGGCGTCCCCGAGCGTCCCCGAGCTCTGGCCCGCGAACCACCGCATGGTGCTCGTCGCGGTCGGCGTGCCCGACCCGGAGGGCGACGCGGTCGCGGTGAGGGTCGCGGTGCCCCGCGGACGGGGACGCGACGGCGCGGCGGTCGACGACGGGCCGCTGTTCGACTCGACGGTTCCCTGAGGGGAGGTCGTCCGGGGCGCCCCAGGGGCGGGCCCCCTGGCTCTCGGCGTCCGGCCCGCCCTCAGTCGGCCGCCTGGGCGTCGCGCAGCTCGCCCAGGTCGCCGAGCAGGCGGTCCCGCGCCTCCTCGTCCTCCACCTGGTGGGCCAGCAGCCACGCCTCGGCCCGGTGGAACTCGGCCCTGTCGAGGTCGCCGCTCAGGGCGTGGGCGCGGGCCAGCGCCTCGTGGGCGCAGCCCAGCAGGTAGGCGGGCTCGTCCTCCGGCGGACGGGAGGGCGGCGCGTCGTCCCGCACCCCGGCAGGGACCGTGTCGGTAGCCACGGGAGGCATGTCGGCGGCGAGGGCTGTCGCGTGCTGGGCGTTGAGGTCCCTGGCCGCCTCCAGCGCGAGCCGCGCGTGCGCCAGGGCGGGCTCGGCGCGGCCCAGCAGGCAGTTCACGCGCGACAGCTGCCAGTGACCGATGGCGCGCTTGGCCACGCCGTAGTCGGGCCGCCTGGTCCAGTGCCACAGCGAGGCGTGCGCCAGCAGCAGCATCTCCTCGTCGTCCTGCGCGGTGCGCTCCGCCTTCTCCATCAGTTCCCAGCAGGCGTTGAAGCACTCCGCCGCGAAACGCTCGTGGGCGGCGGGGTCTCCGGTGGCGGACCCGTCCCGTCCTGCAGCCATGCCTCACCTCCGCAGGTGCGAGCCTAGACGGACCTCTCATGAGGCGGCTCAGAGGCTCGTCCGCCCCCAGCCGCAGGGGTCTCGGGACCGGTCCGTGGCCGCCGGCGCCTCGCTGGCCGGACCGTCCCGGAGCGGGCGGCGTGAGCGGCCTCACCTCGAGCGCCGCGGCCCGCCCTTCCCTCGCCATGCCGAGAGGCTAGCGCGCCTCAGGCGCGGCGGTAGAGGATCTCGCGCTTGACCTCTTCGATGGCCTGCGTCACGGGGATGCCGCGCGGGCAGGCCTCCGTGCAGTTGTAGGCGGTGCGGCAGCGCCACACGCCGTTGAGGTCGTTCAGCACCGCGAGCCGCTGGGCCGAGCCCCTGTCGCGCGAGTCGAAGATGAAGCGGTGCGCGTTGACTATGGCGGCGGGACCGATGTAGCGCCCGTTCGTCCAGAAGACCGGGCAGGAGGACGTGCAGGCGGCGCACAGGATGCACTTGGTGGTCGCGTCGAAGCGCTCGCGGTCCTCGGGGCTCTGCAGACGCTCCGTCGCCGGCGGCGCCTCGTCGTTGATGAAGTAGGGCAGCACCGCCCTGTAGGCGTCGAAGAACGGCTCCATGTCGACGATGAGGTCCTTGAGGACCGGCAGGCCCGGCAGCGGCTCCACCGTGATCCGCGGTCCCAGGTCCTTCACCAGCACCTTGCAGGCGAGCCGGTTGGTGCCGTTGATGAGCATGGCGTCGGAGCCGCAGATGCCGTGGGCGCACGACCGCCGGAACGACAGGCTGCCGGAGCGCTCCCACTTGATGTGATGGAGGACGTCGAGGACCCGCTCGTTCGGGTCGACGTCGAGCTGGTGCTCCTCCCAGCGGGGCCGCTTGTCGGCCTCGGGGTCGAAGCGCTTGATGCGAACCGTGATCTGCATGGTGCTCCCTAACGGCCGCGCCGTCCAGGGCGCGACCTCGCTGCTGACGCTGTCGGGTTCCGCATGACGCTCCTAGTAGACGCGGGGCTTGGGCTCGTAGCGGCCCAGCGTCACGGGCTTGTAGCTGATGCGCAGGCCGCCCTCGTCCTTGTGCACGAGGGTGTGCTTGAGCCAGTTGGCGTCGTCGCGCTCCTGGTAGTCCTCGCGGGAGTGCGCGCCCCGCGACTCCTTGCGGTTGAGGGCGGCGTGCACCAGCAGCTTGGCGTTGTCGAGCAGGAAGCCGAGCTCGAGGGCCTCCATCAGCTCGGTGTTGTAGACCCTGCCCTTGTCCTCCACGCCGATGAGCCGGTAGCGCTGCTCCAGCTCCGCGAGCTTCTCCGCCTGCGCCGTGAGCGTCTCGTGCGTGCGGAAGACCGAGGCGTTGTCCATCATCGACGCCTGCAGCTCGCTGCGGAGCTGCGATACGCGCTCCTGACGCGGGCCGTTCAGCGCCCTGTCGACCATCTCACGGGCGCGGTCCTTGACGTCCCTGGGCAGTGTGCCGAACTCGGCGGCAGCGGCGAAGGCCGCGGCGTTGCGCCCGGCGCGCCGCCCGAACACGAGGAGGTCGCCGAGGGAGTTCGTCCCCAGGCGGTTCGCGCCGTGCAGGCTGGCGCAGGCGACCTCCCCGGCGGCGTAGAGCCCGGGCAGCACGGTGTTGTCCCCGTCGAGGATCACGTTCGTGTCGATCGTCGTGGGGATGCCGCCCATGTTGTAGTGCGCGGTCGGCTGGATCGGCACGAGCTCCTTCACCGGGTCGACGCCCAGGTAGATGCGCGCGAACTCGGTGATGTCGGGCAGGCGCTCCTCGATGATGTGCGGGTCGAGGTGCGTGAGGTCGAGGTGGATGTAGTCCTTGTTCGGCCCCGCGCCGCGCCCCTCGCGGATCTCGAGGTACATCGCGCGGCTGACCATGTCGCGGGGGGCGAGGTCCTTGATCGTGGGGGCGTAGCGCTCCATGAACCGCTCGCCCTCGGCGTTGCGCAGGATCCCGCCCTCGCCGCGCGCGCCCTCGGTGAGCAGGACCCCCAGCTTGTAGAGGCCCGTGGGGTGGAACTGGTAGAACTCCGGGTCCTCGATGGGGATGCCGCGCTGGAACGCGATGCTGATGAGGTCGCCGGTGAGGGCGTGCGCGTTCGAGGTGACCTTGAACATGCGCCCGTTGCCGCCGGTCGCGATGATCACGGCCTTGGCGAGGAACGTGTGCAGCGTGCCCGTCGCCAGCTCGTAGGCGACGACGCCGCGGCAGGCCCCGCCCTCGATGATCAGGTCGAGGACGTGGAACTCGTTGAAGAACCGCACGTCGTCCTTGATCGACTGCTGGTAGAGCGTCTGCAGGATCATGTGGCCCGTGCGGTCGGCGGCGTAGCAGGCGCGCTCCACGGCGGCCTTGCCGTGGTCGCGCGTGTGCCCGCCGAACTTGCGCTGCGCGATCTTGCCGTTGGGCAGCCGGCTGAAGGGCAGGCCCATGTGCTCGAGCTCGTAGACGGCCTCGATGACCTCGTGCGCGAAGACCTCGGCCACGTCCTGGTCGGTGAGGTAGTCGCCGCCCTTGACGGTGTCGAAGGCGTGCCACTCGGGGTGGTCCTCGCTGACGTTGCCGAGCGCCGCCCCCACGCCGCCTTGCGCCGCGCCGGTGTGCGACCGGGTCGGGTAGAGCTTCGAGATGACGGCCACGGAGACCCCGGGGTGCTGCGCCGCGTAGCGCGCGGCCATCAGACCGGCCCCGCCGGCGCCCACGACGATGACGTCGAACCTGTGGAAGTCGCTCATCTACCCCTCTTCGGCCGAGGCCCCGCGGCGCGCCGGCTCACTGGCCGAGGTTCCTCACGGCCTCGCCCATCTCGTCGAAGGTGTACGTCCAGAGCGTCATGACCCCGACGACGAAGACGGCGAAGACAACCGTGTAGAGGACGGCCTTGACCCAGAAGCGCGCCTGCGGGCGCCTGATGTGGTCGTCGACGACGTAGCGCAGGCCGTTCGTCCCGTGCAGCAGCGCCAGGCCGAGCAGGAACGAGTCCATGACCCGCACCGCCGGCTGCGCCAGGCGCTCGGCGACGTAGTCGTAGTCGATGGTGCCGGCGTTGGTGACGATGTTGTTCACGAACACGTGGGCGAAGACCAGGAAGACCAGCAGGAACCCGCTGATGCGCATGAACACCCACCAGGCGAGCTCGCTGTTCGTGGCGTAGGCGGACCGCGCCTCGCGCAGAGTGCGCGGGCGCGCCGCCCCGGTCGTGCGGGCGTCCACCGCCACCTCAGGCACCTCCGATGATCTCGGGGACGATCTTGATGAGCACCGGGATGCCGATCGCGACGGTGATGCCGAGGACGCCGTACCACATGACGCGCTGGTAGCGGATCGCCCACGGCGTGAAGTCGAGGAGGATGATCCGCAGCCCGTTGAGGGCGTGGTAGACGACGCCCGCGATGATCAGGATCAGGCCGATGCGGAACGGCCACTGGTGGTAGAAGAGCAGGAAGTCGTTGAAGGGGCCCTCGGGCCCGTACATCACCAGGCTGATGTCGAACACGTGCAGCAGCAGGTAGAGCGCCAGTGCGACACCGGAGATGCGGTGCAGGAAGTACGCCCACTGGCCCTCGCGGCCTCGGTACATGCCAACCTCCGTACGAGCGAGCCGACCGCCTCGTAGAGGCGCCCTGGGTATCGTACACCCGCCTCCGGAGCCGTCCCCGACGGCAGGAGAGCCGAGCGAGACAACGCGGCCTGCGCTGCCTGGGAAGCCGCTCGGACGGGGTAACCTGCTGCGGATGCTCCTCGCCTTCGACCTCGACAGGACGCTCGTCGCGGACGACTTCACGCTGCCCGACGACGTCGCCGACGCGATAAGCGCCGCGCGCGCCGCGGGCCACCACGTCACGGTCCTCACCGGCAGGCCCCTGGTGGCCGCCAGGGGGTACCTCGAGCGCCTCGCCGTCGACAGGCCGTACGCCGTGAACCACGGCTCGACGATCCTCGCCCCCGACGGGTCGCTCATCGACCGCAAGCGCCTGCGGGAGGACGAGGTGAGCGCGATCCTGGGGGCGTTCCTCGCCGACGCCGAGCTCGAGTTCTCCTGCGTCGTGGACGACCACATCTACGTGCGCGACCCGGCCCACGAGCGCTGGCTGCACGCCCACGCCCAGGGACGCGTCGTCGCCCGCTACGCCGCGGGCCTCGAGCTGGCGGCCGACAAGGTCGTCTTCCACGCGAACGGACGCTGCGCCGAGGTCGACGCCCACGTCGCGCGCAGCCACCCGCACCTCGTGCGCTACGCCTGGGGGGACGGCTGGCTCGAGGTCGTGCCCACCGGCGGCGACAAGGGCTCGGCCCTGGCGCGGATCGCGGAGCTCCTCGACGTCCGCCGCGACGACGTCGTGGCCTTCGGCGACGGCCTCAACGACGTCAGCATGCTGAGCTGGGCCGGCCACGCCGTGGCGGTGGGTCCCGAGGCGCACCCCGAGGCCCTCGCCGTCGCGCACGAGCGCGTCGCCGCGCCCGAGGCGGGCGGCGTGGCCGAGTGGCTGCGGGCCAACGCCCTCTGAGGCCGGCGCCCTCGGGCGCCGGCGCGGCGAGCAGCCACCGCGCGGACCGGCGGGCCGGCGACGCGCAGGGCCCCGCCGGCGGCCGCTAGCCGATCGCCTGCATGAACTCCTGGCGGGTGCGGGCGTCCTCCCTGAAGATGCCGCGCATCGCGCTCGTCACGGTGACGGAGCCCTGCTTCTCGACGCCGCGCATCATCATGCACAGGTGGCTGGCGCGGGTGACGACGGCCACCCCCTGCGGCTCGAGGATCTCCTCGAGGGCGTCGGCGATCTGCGCGGTCATGCGCTCCTGCACCTGCATGCGCCGGGCGAAGACGTCGATCACGCGGGCGAACTTCGACAGGCCGAGGATCCTGTCGCCGGGCACGTAGCCGATGGCCGCCGTGCCGAAGAACGGCAGCATGTGGTGCTCGCAGAGCGAGTAGAACTCGATGCCGGTCAGCACGACCATCTCCGAGCTCTCGGCCTTGAACAGGGCCCCGTTGATCACCTGCTTGGGGTCCTGGGCGTAGCCGCTGGTCAGGTACCTCAGCGAGCGCTCCACGCGCTGCGGTGTCCTCCGCAGGCCCTCGCGCGTGACGTCCTCGCCGAGGACCGTGATGAGCTGGGCGATGAGGGGCTCGAGGCTGGTCTCGCCCACCTCGTCGAAGTCGTCGACGCGTCCGAAGTCCACCCTGGTTTCTCTCACTGGGCTGTCATGCTAGCCCACGTCGCTCATCCCCACCCTCGCCGGTGTACGCAGGGCCGCGGGCTACTCTTGTGGGCGTGCGACTCGACAGGCTGCACAGCTACCTGACGCGGTTCGAGACCACGGTGACCGCCGTCGAGACGGCGGACGGCGGCGCCTGGGTGCGCCTCGACCGCTCCGCCTTCTACCCCACGGCCGGGGGGCAGCCCCACGACACCGGGCTCCTCGCCGGGCGCAAGGTCGTGGACGTCGAGGCGCGGGGCGAGGAGGTCTGGCACCTGCTCGAGCCGGGCGAGGCGCCCGCCGTGGGCGACGCGGTGGTCGGCGAGGTCGACTGGGAGCGCCGCTACGCCCACATGCAGCGCCACACCGCCCAGCACATGCTCTCGCAGGCCTTCATGCGCGTGGGAGCCGCCCGCGGCGCGGCGGACGAAGGCGGCGAGCCCGGCTACCACACCCGCTCGGTGAGCATGCGCGGGCCCGACTGCACCCTCGACCTCACCGGCGAGCCCGACGACGAGGCGCTTGCCGCCGCCGAGGAGGAGGTCAACGCCGCCGCCCGGCGCGCGCTGCCCGTGCTGGCGTTCGAGGTGCCGGAGGGGATGCTGAGCCACTACCGCCTGCGCCGGCCGCCGAAGGTGCGCGGCCTGGTGCGGCTCGTCGCCGTCGGCGACTACGACCTCGTGGCCTGCGGCGGCACGCACCTGAGGAACAGCGCCGAGGCGCTGCCCGTGAAGGTCATGGGCCTCGAGCGCGTGCGCGGCGGCCTCACGCGGGTGACGTTCAGGGCCGGCGCGGAGGCGCTCGCCGACCACGCCCTCAAGCACGCGGTGGCCAGCGGCCTCACGGCGCTCCTGAGCGCCCCGCCGGCCGACCACCCGGAGCGGGTGCGCGCGCTCCTCGACCGCGTGGGCGAGCTGGAGCACGAGCTGGGCCGCGCCCGCTCCCGCCTCGCCGACGGCCTGGCCGACGCGCTGCTGCGGGGCGCGCGGGACGAGCTGCCGGGCGGCGTCAGGCTCCTGGCGCACGCCCTCGAGGAGGGCGACGCGGCCCTCCTCGAGC
Above is a genomic segment from Trueperaceae bacterium containing:
- a CDS encoding ExeM/NucH family extracellular endonuclease, producing the protein MERPARVVLGVLLLLPVACSEVTNPSANAAAEEASLRVALAAAELLISEYVEGSSNDKALEVFNGTGSDVDLAAGRYDVQVFFNGSSAAGLTIPLTGTVAAGDVHVLAHASADPAILAVADQTNGAGWFNGDDAVVLRRGGTVIDAIGQVGSDPGSQWGAVLASTQDNTLRRKADVTAGDDDPTDAFDPSAEWEGFATGTFDGLGRHGDGGDDTDPATCEEPAELTPVSAVQGPGEATPLGGSVVTIEGVVVGDFQDLPDEEGDVFGTDLGGFFVQEEAEDQDGDAATSEGVYVFGAAVDVVVGDRVRVTGRAGEFHGLTQLSSVSSVVVCGAGVELPAAASVELPVESLDDLEALEGMRVTFPQELYVAEYFDFDRFGEVVLSAPVDGGRPRQPTALLGPDDPAIAGLRDLIARSRIVLDDGRGRQNPDPARHPNGAVFDLGNLFRGGDTLQGVTGVLDFAFGLYRVQPTQGAVHAAANPRPEAPDPVGGSVRAAAFNVLNYFEDFGSVCGPDGDEDCRGADDPEEFERQRAKIVAALTALDADVVGLIEIENDRDQGALEDLVGALDAAAGAGTYAYVDAGGPVGTDVIRVALVYRPAALTPVGAPAVLDDPAFLDPNDTGEDRNRAALAQTFEDAAGGRFTVVVDHLKSKGDGCGPGDDDPVQGSCSVTRLLGALALLEWLGTDPTGSGDPDFLLLGDLNSYAAEDPIAALTAAGYVDLLREHIGEGAYTYVFDGQLGYLDHALASASLAPQVTGTTAWHINADEVDLIDYDTTFKLPNQDALYAPDPYRSSDHDPVIVGLELNASPRCDAASPSVPELWPANHRMVLVAVGVPDPEGDAVAVRVAVPRGRGRDGAAVDDGPLFDSTVP
- a CDS encoding succinate dehydrogenase iron-sulfur subunit yields the protein MQITVRIKRFDPEADKRPRWEEHQLDVDPNERVLDVLHHIKWERSGSLSFRRSCAHGICGSDAMLINGTNRLACKVLVKDLGPRITVEPLPGLPVLKDLIVDMEPFFDAYRAVLPYFINDEAPPATERLQSPEDRERFDATTKCILCAACTSSCPVFWTNGRYIGPAAIVNAHRFIFDSRDRGSAQRLAVLNDLNGVWRCRTAYNCTEACPRGIPVTQAIEEVKREILYRRA
- the sdhA gene encoding succinate dehydrogenase flavoprotein subunit — encoded protein: MSDFHRFDVIVVGAGGAGLMAARYAAQHPGVSVAVISKLYPTRSHTGAAQGGVGAALGNVSEDHPEWHAFDTVKGGDYLTDQDVAEVFAHEVIEAVYELEHMGLPFSRLPNGKIAQRKFGGHTRDHGKAAVERACYAADRTGHMILQTLYQQSIKDDVRFFNEFHVLDLIIEGGACRGVVAYELATGTLHTFLAKAVIIATGGNGRMFKVTSNAHALTGDLISIAFQRGIPIEDPEFYQFHPTGLYKLGVLLTEGARGEGGILRNAEGERFMERYAPTIKDLAPRDMVSRAMYLEIREGRGAGPNKDYIHLDLTHLDPHIIEERLPDITEFARIYLGVDPVKELVPIQPTAHYNMGGIPTTIDTNVILDGDNTVLPGLYAAGEVACASLHGANRLGTNSLGDLLVFGRRAGRNAAAFAAAAEFGTLPRDVKDRAREMVDRALNGPRQERVSQLRSELQASMMDNASVFRTHETLTAQAEKLAELEQRYRLIGVEDKGRVYNTELMEALELGFLLDNAKLLVHAALNRKESRGAHSREDYQERDDANWLKHTLVHKDEGGLRISYKPVTLGRYEPKPRVY
- a CDS encoding succinate dehydrogenase hydrophobic membrane anchor subunit → MPEVAVDARTTGAARPRTLREARSAYATNSELAWWVFMRISGFLLVFLVFAHVFVNNIVTNAGTIDYDYVAERLAQPAVRVMDSFLLGLALLHGTNGLRYVVDDHIRRPQARFWVKAVLYTVVFAVFVVGVMTLWTYTFDEMGEAVRNLGQ
- the sdhC gene encoding succinate dehydrogenase, cytochrome b556 subunit; this encodes MYRGREGQWAYFLHRISGVALALYLLLHVFDISLVMYGPEGPFNDFLLFYHQWPFRIGLILIIAGVVYHALNGLRIILLDFTPWAIRYQRVMWYGVLGITVAIGIPVLIKIVPEIIGGA
- a CDS encoding HAD family hydrolase yields the protein MLLAFDLDRTLVADDFTLPDDVADAISAARAAGHHVTVLTGRPLVAARGYLERLAVDRPYAVNHGSTILAPDGSLIDRKRLREDEVSAILGAFLADAELEFSCVVDDHIYVRDPAHERWLHAHAQGRVVARYAAGLELAADKVVFHANGRCAEVDAHVARSHPHLVRYAWGDGWLEVVPTGGDKGSALARIAELLDVRRDDVVAFGDGLNDVSMLSWAGHAVAVGPEAHPEALAVAHERVAAPEAGGVAEWLRANAL
- the folE gene encoding GTP cyclohydrolase I FolE; the encoded protein is MRETRVDFGRVDDFDEVGETSLEPLIAQLITVLGEDVTREGLRRTPQRVERSLRYLTSGYAQDPKQVINGALFKAESSEMVVLTGIEFYSLCEHHMLPFFGTAAIGYVPGDRILGLSKFARVIDVFARRMQVQERMTAQIADALEEILEPQGVAVVTRASHLCMMMRGVEKQGSVTVTSAMRGIFREDARTRQEFMQAIG
- a CDS encoding alanyl-tRNA editing protein, which gives rise to MRLDRLHSYLTRFETTVTAVETADGGAWVRLDRSAFYPTAGGQPHDTGLLAGRKVVDVEARGEEVWHLLEPGEAPAVGDAVVGEVDWERRYAHMQRHTAQHMLSQAFMRVGAARGAADEGGEPGYHTRSVSMRGPDCTLDLTGEPDDEALAAAEEEVNAAARRALPVLAFEVPEGMLSHYRLRRPPKVRGLVRLVAVGDYDLVACGGTHLRNSAEALPVKVMGLERVRGGLTRVTFRAGAEALADHALKHAVASGLTALLSAPPADHPERVRALLDRVGELEHELGRARSRLADGLADALLRGARDELPGGVRLLAHALEEGDAALLEPLVERLQGEPACVSLLASRGGGAARLSFLAGPGADVDVRPALAAALEVLGGRGGGRPDRAQGAGPDRGRLGEAMAAAVAALRG